The Benincasa hispida cultivar B227 chromosome 9, ASM972705v1, whole genome shotgun sequence genome has a segment encoding these proteins:
- the LOC120084723 gene encoding probable leucine-rich repeat receptor-like serine/threonine-protein kinase At3g14840 isoform X3, producing the protein MSFIVPSILVVPFFIVFFFLTILAFQVPQLPPDEVEGLKYVGKILGIDWNLSANPCSPEFAWVPADHQNDLSAISNITCNCEYLNHTVCHVTHIVLQSLNLGGTLPSDLSRLPYLKVLDLVRTYISGQIPPQWGSTKLCKISLLGNRLTGPIPEEIGNITTLQELVLESSHLSGTLPSTLGNLVKLERLLLGSNNFTGELPTSLGMLTSLTQFRISDNNFVGQIPSFIRNWVNISLIVIQGSGLSGPIPSEIGLLNELIDMRISDLNGASSPFPSLNNLTNINYLVLRNCNITGVLPDYLAKMTTLRILDLSFNKISGEIPPNFHDLAGVQTIFLTGNLLNGSVPGWMLHDGEVIDLSYNKFAPLPADTNCQTRNMNFFASSSLDNDSKLVSCLRKITCGQVKYHIYINCGGKEEIINGVTFEGDEDTGKPSQFRLSQTNWAFSNTGSFLDNHHRTYDYIAVNSSTLSMKNSKLYETARLTPLSLTYYVYCLASSNYTISLHFAEITFTNDKSFTSLGRRVFDVYVQGRRVLKDFNIVDAAGGVGKAFIHKIPISVTNGTLEIRFYWAGKGTTVIPSGGVYGPLISAISIVSDSDPSVEPLVEIRNNLSIGAIVGISAAIVLFIILALGTLWSRGCLGRKSRHPQDLEGLNIGPFSLKQITTATNNFDTSNKIGEGGFGPVYKGILLDGTMIAVKKLSSNSKQGKREFVNEIGVISSLQHPYLVKLYGCCTEGDQLLLVYEYMENNSLARALFGPQECQLELNWPTRQKICIGLAKGLAFLHEESGLKIVHRDIKGSNVLLDENLNPKISDFGLAKLDEEENTHMTTRIAGTFGYMAPEYATRGYLTDKADIYSFGIVTLEIVSGRSNAMYRSKDKCLYLLDWALVVKEKGDLMELVDPRLGSNFDQGEAMAMINIALLCTNVSPSARPTMTCVVSMLEGKAAVEELSTNPNDLREEINAMWTIMHQNQKLTDNDIQTESASSLDILCTSSSTSI; encoded by the exons ATGTCTTTCATTGTACCTTCTATTCTTGTTGTTCCTTTcttcattgtttttttctttctcactATTCTTGCTTTTCAAGTTCCTCAGTTGCCTCCCGATGAAG TTGAAGGGTTGAAATATGTGGGGAAAATATTAGGAATAGATTGGAATTTAAGTGCAAATCCATGCAGTCCAGAGTTTGCTTGGGTGCCTGCGGATCATCAAAACGACCTATCGGCAATAAGTAATATCACATGCAACTGTGAATATCTTAACCATACCGTTTGCCACGTCACTCATAT AGTTCTGCAATCGCTGAATTTGGGAGGCACACTTCCATCTGATCTTTCGAGGCTTCCTTACCTGAAAGTACT TGATCTCGTTCGAACTTATATCAGTGGCCAAATTCCTCCACAATGGGGTTCCACCAAGCTTTGcaaaat TTCCCTACTTGGAAATCGGCTCACCGGTCCCATTCCAGAAGAGATTGGAAACATCACTACTCTTCAAGAATT GGTCCTAGAATCCAGTCACCTCTCAGGAACCTTGCCTTCAACCCTTGGAAATTTGGTCAAATTGGAAAGATT ACTTCTTGGCTCTAATAACTTCACTGGGGAGCTGCCGACGTCTTTGGGAATGCTAACCtctttgacccagtt CCGAATCAGCGACAATAACTTTGTAGGACAGATACCCAGTTTCATTCGGAATTGGGTAAATATTAGTCTAAT AGTGATTCAAGGAAGTGGGTTGAGTGGGCCTATTCCTTCTGAAATCGGACTTTTGAATGAATTAATCGACAT GAGAATAAGTGACCTGAATGGAGCTTCATCACCCTTTCCATCGCTTAATAATTTGACCAACATAAATTATCT AGTGTTGAGGAATTGCAATATTACTGGAGTGCTGCCTGATTATTTGGCGAAGATGACAACTTTGAGGATCCT AGACCTCAGCTTTAACAAAATAAGTGGGGAGATTCCACCCAATTTTCATGATCTTGCAGGGGTGCAAACAAT ATTTTTAACTGGAAACTTGCTAAATGGATCAGTGCCTGGATGGATGCTACATGATGGAGAGGTCAT TGATCTCTCTTATAATAAATTTGCACCACTCCCTGCGGATACAAATTGTCAAACACGAAATAT GAATTTCTTTGCAAGCTCTTCTCTTGACAATGATTC TAAGCTGGTATCTTGTTTGAGGAAAATCACATGTGGACAAG TTAAGTACCATATCTATATAAATTGTGGTGGTAAGGAAGAAATCATCAATGGTGTTACGtttgaaggagatgaagataCAGGCAAACCATCGCAGTTTCGTTTAAGCCAAACAAATTGGGCATTTAGCAATACTGGCTCTTTTTTGGATAATCATCACCGTACATATGACTATATTGCCGTCAATTCATCAACGTTGTCTATGAAAAATTCTAAACTGTATGAGACTGCTCGACTTACTCCACTGTCTCTGACATACTATGTGTACTGCCTAGCAAGTTCAAACTACACGATAAGCCTCCATTTTGcagaaataacatttactaatGATAAAAGTTTTACGAGCCTCGGAAGACGTGTATTTGATGTTTATGTCCAG GGAAGGCGGGTGCTGAAGGATTTTAATATTGTAGATGCTGCAGGTGGTGTTGGTAAAGCTTTCATACACAAAATTCCGATCTCTGTTACTAATGGCACTTTGGAGATACGATTTTATTGGGCAGGGAAGGGGACAACTGTAATCCCTTCAGGGGGAGTCTatggtcctttgatttctgCCATTTCAATAGTTTCGG ACTCTGATCCTTCAGTTGAGCCTCTAGTAGAAATTCGAAATAACTTATCTATCGGTGCAATTGTTGGAATTTCGGCTGCAATAGTCTTATTTATAATTTTGGCTCTTGGAACTTTATGGTCGAGAGGATGTCTTGGAAGGAAAAGTAGACATCCACAAG ATTTGGAAGGTCTAAATATTGGTCCATTTTCTTTAAAGCAAATAACAACCGCGACGAATAACTTTGACACTTCCAATAAGATAGGGGAAGGTGGTTTTGGACCTGTTTATAAG GGTATCCTCTTAGATGGCACCATGATTGCAGTGAAGAAACTTTCCTCAAACTCAAAGCAAGGAAAACGTGAATTTGTGAATGAGATAGGCGTGATATCTTCTTTACAACATCCATATCTAGTAAAGCTGTATGGATGTTGCACTGAAGGTGATCAACTTTTGCTAGTTTATGAATATATGGAAAATAATAGTCTTGCCCGGGCCCTATTTG GACCTCAAGAATGTCAATTAGAATTGAATTGGCCAACGAGACAAAAAATTTGCATTGGTTTAGCCAAAGGTTTGGCTTTTCTTCATGAGGAGTCAGGATTGAAGATTGTTCACAGAGACATCAAAGGTAGTAATGTATTGTTAGATGAAAATCTCAATCCAAAGATATCTGACTTTGGTTTGGCCAAGCTTGATGAAGAAGAGAATACCCACATGACCACTCGGATCGCTGGAACATT CGGATATATGGCTCCAGAATATGCAACACGAGGCTACTTAACGGATAAAGCAGACATTTATAGCTTTGGTATTGTGACATTGGAAATAGTTAGTGGAAGGAGCAACGCTATGTATCGGTCAAAGGATAAGTGCCTTTATCTTCTTGATTGG GCACTTGTAGTGAAAGAGAAAGGCGATTTAATGGAACTAGTTGATCCAAGGTTAGGCTCCAATTTCGACCAAGGCGAGGCAATGGCAATGATCAACATTGCTCTTCTATGCACCAATGTCTCTCCTTCTGCTAGACCCACTATGACCTGCGTAGTGAGCATGCTTGAAGGTAAGGCTGCAGTCGAGGAATTATCCACAAATCCAAATGACTTGAGAGAAGAGATCAACGCAATGTGGACCATTATGCACCAGAACCAGAAATTGACTGACAATGACATCCAAACAGAGAGTGCATCGTCTTTGGACATTCTATGTACCAGTTCTTCCACATCCATTTAG